ATCCGGCTGTTCGAGGCTGGTTGATGAATACCGGCCTGATTGCAAAGGAGGGTGCCATCGGGCCGGTGGCTGTGCAGGCCGACCGCGACGCAGACGACGCTCAGGAGTCTCTTTTGGCCGGCCTGCGCGGCATCGATCCCGCATTGGTGCTGCTGTTCACCGACGATCAGACCCGGCTGCGCGATCTGGCAAGGGGGCTGCGCGACGCACTGCCGCCCGGCTGTCTTGTCGCAGGCTGTTCCTCGGCCGGGGAGATCGGGCCTTGCGGCTATACCAGCCAGAGCGTGCTGGCCATCGGATTTCCGGCTTCCGAATTCCGCGCCCATGCCCTGCAGTTGTCCAATCTGTCGGGGCTGCCGGTCTCGGAATGGATGACGGCACTACGCCGGATGCACAAGGATTTCTGTCCCGATCCGGATCGGTCGTTGTTCGGCCTGTTGCTGGTGGACGGGCTGGCCGGACAGGAGGACGCGCTGGTCGCCACCATCGACGCGGCGCTGCCCTCGGTTCCCACGCTTGGCGGCTCGGCCGGGGACGGGCTGGAGTTCGGACATACCTCGCTGCTGCTGAATGACGAGATCATTTCGAATGCAGCCATATTCCTGATGGTCGAGACCGGCTTGACCATCAGCGAGGTCACCTTTGCCCATTTCAGCCCCACCGCGACGCGCGCCGTCGTCACCGCCGCCCTGCCCGACAAGCGCCGGATCCTGGAACTGAACGCCGAACCCGCCGCCGAGGAATACGCCCGTATCATCGGCGTCCCCCAGGATCAGCTGACCCCGACCGAATTTGCCCGCCATCCGCTGTTGCTGCGCATGGGACGACGCCACCATGTCCGCGCCATCAGCGCCATCACCGAGGATGGCGGGCTGTCGCTGATGTCTGCAATCGACACCGGCACCGTGCTGACGCTGGGGCGGGCCGACGATCTGACACAGGGATTCGCCGATGCGCTGGACGATCTGCCCCATGCGCCGCTGATGGTGCTGGGCTTCGACTGCATTCTGCGACGGCTGGCACTGGAGCGCGCGGGACTCAGCGACCGGATGGGCGATCTGTTTGCCAAATATCGCGTGGCGGGTTTCAACACCTATGGCGAACAGCACAGCGGCATGCATGTGAATCAGACCTTTGTCGGACTGGCCTTCATGGCGCCGGACAAGGCTGCGCAGACTGGCAATCCCGATGCTGCGTGAGGACGATTCGGCCGCGCGCAAGGTCGAAAAGCTGACCCGCATCAACCAAGTGCTGATCGACCGTATCGACCGGCTGGAAGAATCGCGCGGCTCGGCCTGGTCGATGTTTCAGGCCGCCGTCGCACTGGAACAAGAGGTTCTGACCCGCACCCGCCAGTTGGAACAGGCCATGGCCGATCTGTCACAGCGCAACCGTGAACTGGCCGTGGCCCGCGCGGCCGCCGAAGAGGCCAACCGCTCGAAGACCCGGTTCCTGCGTGCAGCCAGCCACGATCTGCTGCAACCGCTTTCGGCCGCGCGGCTGTTCCTGTCGGCATTGACCGATACGCCGATGGATCCCCAGCAACTGGAGTTGACCGACCGGCTGTCAGGTGCCTTTGAATCGGTGGAACAACTGATGCATGCGGTATTGGATATTTCCCGGCTGGACAGCCAGCGGATCGAGTTCAACCGCCAGCCGGTGCCGCTGCACGATCTGTTTCGCAAGCTTGCGGCCGAATATGCCCCGCTGGCCGAGGCCAAGAACCTGAAACTGTCCTTCGTCCAGACCGATGCCGTCGTCGAAAGCGATCCGGTGTTCCTGCGACGCATTGCGCAGAACCTGATATCGAATGCGATCAAATATACCAGCCGCGGGGGTGTCGTGGTCGGAGTGCGCCGGCAGCGAAACACCTGCTGGCTCTGCATCTATGACACCGGCGCGGGAATACCTGCCGTGGATCGCAACCGCATCTTCGAGGAATTCCAGCGTCTCGGCCATGATTCCGGCACGCCGGGGATGGGGCTGGGCCTGTCCATCGTGCGCCGGGCCTGCAACAAGCTGGGCCATCCGATAAGCCTGAATTCCGAAGCCATGCGCGGCACCGTCTTCAAGGTCGGCCTGCCCCCCGCCGAGAGCGACCACTGCCCCCGCCCCGCCGTCAAGGATCTGCTGACCACCACGTTGCGCGGGCGCGTAGCCCTGATCATC
This is a stretch of genomic DNA from Paracoccus seriniphilus. It encodes these proteins:
- a CDS encoding FIST N-terminal domain-containing protein; protein product: MNTGLIAKEGAIGPVAVQADRDADDAQESLLAGLRGIDPALVLLFTDDQTRLRDLARGLRDALPPGCLVAGCSSAGEIGPCGYTSQSVLAIGFPASEFRAHALQLSNLSGLPVSEWMTALRRMHKDFCPDPDRSLFGLLLVDGLAGQEDALVATIDAALPSVPTLGGSAGDGLEFGHTSLLLNDEIISNAAIFLMVETGLTISEVTFAHFSPTATRAVVTAALPDKRRILELNAEPAAEEYARIIGVPQDQLTPTEFARHPLLLRMGRRHHVRAISAITEDGGLSLMSAIDTGTVLTLGRADDLTQGFADALDDLPHAPLMVLGFDCILRRLALERAGLSDRMGDLFAKYRVAGFNTYGEQHSGMHVNQTFVGLAFMAPDKAAQTGNPDAA
- a CDS encoding hybrid sensor histidine kinase/response regulator → MLREDDSAARKVEKLTRINQVLIDRIDRLEESRGSAWSMFQAAVALEQEVLTRTRQLEQAMADLSQRNRELAVARAAAEEANRSKTRFLRAASHDLLQPLSAARLFLSALTDTPMDPQQLELTDRLSGAFESVEQLMHAVLDISRLDSQRIEFNRQPVPLHDLFRKLAAEYAPLAEAKNLKLSFVQTDAVVESDPVFLRRIAQNLISNAIKYTSRGGVVVGVRRQRNTCWLCIYDTGAGIPAVDRNRIFEEFQRLGHDSGTPGMGLGLSIVRRACNKLGHPISLNSEAMRGTVFKVGLPPAESDHCPRPAVKDLLTTTLRGRVALIIENDEAMRRGYELTLQDHLGMVARLCGSTAEAVATMGEEPPEVIIADYHLEHGDTGVAAIEALRSRLNQPVPAIMVTAHRDPDIARTCAAMGVHLMEKPLRPSELGETLARVLG